Proteins encoded by one window of Cellvibrio sp. KY-GH-1:
- a CDS encoding family 43 glycosylhydrolase: MYKHLLAGIGLLLCSFTASAITLSGLINSHDPGTITKDGSTYFHFTTGTGIWYSTSTNLTTWTGGPSPVFTTYPSWIANKISGFSGSFWAPDVIHMNGYFYLYYSVSTFGTSVSAIGVARSVSLTSPSWEDLGIVVESFGGSAEINAIDPALYRDHDGKVYMSYGSFFGGIGMAEINQSTGKLNGSVTKVYGGNHADIEAPYIARNGDYYYLFINRGACCKGSSSTYYVQVARSTSIYGPYTDVRTLLPNTDGKYKGPGHIGVLKQDGCNYVSTHYYDLNDSGNAKLDILKMTYSDGWPTLTRSFSVASCGGVSDGLYRITARHSGKDLMPAAKSSANGALIQQETWNSYRAQQWYVINQGTGYYSLINAASLKSLDVYNNSTAAGANIAQWDYWGGAGQKWSLTSSSGYYTVKSQLSNLPVDILNLSTANGAQAIQWTATGATNQQFSLTRLK, translated from the coding sequence ATGTATAAGCATTTACTGGCCGGTATTGGCCTTTTGCTCTGCAGTTTTACCGCCTCGGCGATTACCCTTTCCGGCCTTATCAACTCCCATGACCCTGGCACTATTACCAAAGATGGCAGCACCTATTTCCATTTCACCACTGGAACCGGGATCTGGTATTCAACGTCTACCAACCTGACCACTTGGACTGGTGGACCAAGCCCGGTGTTTACCACTTACCCTTCGTGGATTGCTAATAAAATTTCCGGCTTCAGCGGCTCTTTTTGGGCACCAGATGTCATTCATATGAATGGCTATTTCTATCTTTATTACTCGGTATCCACGTTCGGTACTTCGGTATCGGCAATTGGTGTAGCGCGATCGGTATCGCTCACTTCGCCCAGTTGGGAGGATTTGGGGATTGTGGTGGAGTCGTTTGGTGGCAGTGCGGAAATTAATGCAATAGATCCGGCGCTGTATCGCGATCATGACGGCAAAGTTTATATGAGCTACGGTTCCTTTTTTGGCGGAATCGGTATGGCGGAGATCAATCAATCCACCGGCAAATTAAATGGCAGTGTGACCAAAGTTTACGGCGGTAATCACGCGGATATTGAAGCGCCTTATATCGCACGCAATGGCGATTACTATTATTTGTTTATCAATCGCGGTGCCTGCTGTAAAGGTTCGAGCAGTACCTATTACGTGCAGGTTGCACGGTCAACATCGATTTATGGCCCCTACACTGATGTGCGCACCCTATTGCCCAACACCGACGGGAAATACAAAGGCCCCGGTCATATTGGTGTATTGAAACAAGACGGCTGTAATTACGTCTCTACCCACTATTACGATTTAAATGATAGCGGCAATGCCAAACTCGATATTTTAAAAATGACTTACAGTGATGGCTGGCCGACATTAACACGCAGTTTCTCGGTGGCAAGTTGTGGCGGTGTGAGTGATGGCTTGTATCGCATTACCGCGCGCCACAGCGGTAAAGATTTAATGCCCGCCGCAAAATCCAGCGCGAATGGTGCTCTGATCCAGCAAGAAACCTGGAACTCCTATCGCGCGCAGCAGTGGTATGTCATTAATCAGGGCACTGGCTATTACAGTTTGATTAACGCAGCGAGCTTGAAAAGTCTGGATGTGTATAACAACTCCACTGCTGCAGGAGCAAATATAGCGCAGTGGGATTACTGGGGCGGAGCAGGGCAGAAGTGGAGCCTTACCAGTAGTAGTGGCTATTACACCGTTAAATCGCAATTGAGTAATTTGCCGGTGGATATTTTAAATTTGAGCACGGCTAATGGTGCGCAAGCTATCCAATGGACTGCTACGGGCGCCACTAATCAGCAGTTTAGTTTGACGCGTTTGAAATAA
- a CDS encoding glycoside hydrolase family 97 protein yields the protein MKKIASVLFIMLCVGCSQQKLPETLSSPDKQISVKVFITEQNTLAYSVDRAAQTVILASPLGLQLADADFTQQVKIDTQSAVAKVTDTYKMRVGKKSEIRYTANEQVFFITNARQQKLALTFRVSNDGVAFRYLVNDSAVANKQFIKDVTGFRVAPRARAWLQPMAVAQTGWSNTNPSYEEHYQINVPVGTESTLKQGWVFPALFNSGDNWLVISETGMDGSWHGSHLQLGAGTGEYVLAQPQAPEVFIDEAGKKGALLASAKKTLVSPWRIVAVGSLAQVMESTLGTDLAAPAINVENGFIKPGHSSWSWAILKDDFTTFDVQKKFIDYAADMHWDYTLIDADWDKKIGYEKLKELVDYAAKRNVGILVWYNSSGDWNQTPYSPKSKLITRKLRAAEFSRLQAIGVKGVKIDFFGGDGQSFMQYYIDILTDAAAHQLLVNFHGATLPRGWQRTYPNLMTMESIKGFEFTTFSQADQDPVAQHVATALFTRNIFDPMDFTPMVFGDIPNIKRVTENSFELAESVLMISGVQHFAEIPEGMATAPDYVKAFLRELPREWDDVKFVDGYPGKYAVLARKAGDVWYIACINAEQEVKNLTLDVSFVGDKKGYVITSGENQRSFVQREINSKTPAAISLRPNAGFVMVLK from the coding sequence ATGAAAAAAATTGCCAGTGTTTTGTTCATCATGTTGTGTGTTGGATGTAGTCAACAGAAACTACCAGAAACCCTCTCCAGCCCCGACAAACAAATATCCGTGAAAGTGTTCATCACTGAACAAAATACTCTGGCCTACAGTGTTGATCGTGCTGCGCAAACTGTCATCCTGGCGTCGCCCTTAGGTCTGCAACTGGCCGATGCTGATTTTACCCAACAGGTAAAAATCGATACGCAATCGGCTGTTGCCAAGGTGACAGATACCTACAAAATGCGTGTCGGCAAGAAAAGTGAAATTCGCTATACCGCCAATGAGCAGGTTTTTTTTATCACTAATGCTCGTCAGCAAAAACTAGCACTCACTTTTCGTGTTTCCAATGATGGCGTTGCGTTTCGTTATTTAGTAAATGATTCGGCAGTTGCCAATAAACAATTTATTAAGGACGTGACCGGCTTTCGCGTAGCACCTAGGGCTAGGGCATGGCTGCAGCCCATGGCGGTGGCGCAAACCGGCTGGAGCAACACCAATCCCTCCTATGAAGAACATTATCAAATCAATGTGCCTGTGGGTACGGAATCCACTTTGAAACAGGGTTGGGTTTTTCCGGCGCTGTTTAACTCGGGAGATAACTGGCTGGTTATTTCTGAAACGGGAATGGATGGCTCCTGGCATGGCTCGCATTTGCAGTTAGGTGCTGGCACCGGTGAGTATGTTTTGGCCCAGCCGCAAGCGCCTGAAGTATTTATTGACGAAGCGGGTAAGAAGGGCGCTCTGCTTGCCAGCGCAAAAAAGACATTGGTATCGCCCTGGCGAATTGTTGCGGTAGGTTCGCTTGCACAGGTTATGGAATCTACTCTGGGAACTGACCTGGCTGCACCCGCCATTAACGTTGAAAATGGTTTCATTAAACCAGGCCATAGTTCCTGGAGCTGGGCAATTTTAAAAGATGATTTCACCACCTTTGATGTGCAGAAAAAATTTATCGATTACGCGGCGGATATGCATTGGGATTACACGCTAATCGATGCCGATTGGGATAAAAAAATCGGTTATGAAAAATTAAAGGAGCTGGTGGATTATGCGGCGAAGAGAAATGTCGGCATTCTGGTTTGGTATAACTCGTCTGGCGACTGGAATCAAACGCCCTATAGCCCCAAGAGTAAATTAATTACCCGAAAATTGCGCGCTGCAGAATTTTCTCGTTTGCAAGCAATAGGAGTTAAGGGAGTGAAAATTGATTTCTTTGGCGGCGATGGACAATCTTTTATGCAGTATTACATCGATATTTTAACCGATGCTGCCGCACATCAGTTGCTGGTGAACTTTCACGGCGCAACGCTGCCACGCGGTTGGCAGCGTACCTATCCCAATTTAATGACGATGGAGTCCATCAAAGGTTTTGAATTCACAACCTTCTCCCAAGCGGATCAAGACCCGGTTGCACAGCATGTAGCAACCGCGCTCTTTACGCGCAATATCTTTGACCCTATGGATTTTACGCCTATGGTGTTTGGCGATATTCCCAACATCAAACGTGTGACTGAAAACTCTTTTGAATTGGCGGAATCGGTGTTGATGATTTCCGGCGTTCAGCATTTTGCGGAAATTCCCGAAGGTATGGCGACTGCACCGGATTATGTGAAAGCTTTTCTGCGTGAATTGCCGCGTGAATGGGATGATGTGAAATTCGTTGATGGATATCCGGGAAAATATGCCGTGCTTGCACGCAAAGCAGGTGATGTATGGTATATCGCGTGTATTAATGCAGAACAAGAAGTGAAGAATTTGACGCTGGACGTAAGTTTTGTTGGGGATAAAAAAGGCTATGTAATTACCAGCGGAGAAAACCAACGCAGTTTTGTGCAGCGGGAAATTAATAGCAAAACGCCTGCGGCGATTAGCCTGCGACCCAATGCCGGGTTTGTTATGGTGTTGAAATAA
- a CDS encoding family 43 glycosylhydrolase has product MKKFLTSLLLPIFLLSCATKDSDKTSAATNAPPTQTNANSFTNPIYPNGADPWLEYFAGNYYLTTTTWTSQLVMRKSPTLAGLATATPIHIWSESELERCCNFWAFEFHRLKTEKGYRWYVMYTSGIAENYDHQHLSVIESQGDDPLGPYTYKGSPMPDSWNIDGNYLEHNGQLYLLWSEWMKDEQSIFIAKMINPWTITGEKVLISKPEYAWEKSGMKVNEGPEILKHNGRTFMIYSASFCNTPDYKLGLIELTGDPLKPESWKKFAEPVFSKANGVYGPGHNGFFKSPDGKEDWLIYHGNASEKEGCSSTRSLRAQKFTWNTDGTPNFGEPVEAGKPIASPAGENGPLVTQVQGAQVQLVNKANHQCIAFDTDGIIASADCNNESASNWVLDYTTNGNYRLVNKDGKFLAQGDGHQRGANNSHGQCSVGQADELTIAPWQNQLCQQWQLVPHEQGWVSLVNAQTKQPIQFANCSEPAPVAGKKSVEDVPQFIAQKPACSLWRVQPLQEVAITSVQSGKAISVAGATKSGANIEQDEWKNIANQRWIFVHTEQGFYYLQSVANDKLCMSVVNTSIVPGANIELAACGDKHAQWQVDFLVDGTVKLVNRKSNLVVDLAHCGVANHTNIAQGQWLNSNCQRFQIKPIQ; this is encoded by the coding sequence ATGAAGAAATTTTTAACGAGTCTTTTATTGCCGATCTTCTTGTTAAGTTGTGCAACAAAAGATTCTGATAAGACGAGTGCGGCTACTAACGCACCACCAACCCAGACGAATGCCAACAGCTTTACCAACCCCATCTACCCTAACGGCGCTGATCCCTGGTTGGAATATTTTGCGGGTAATTATTATTTAACTACCACTACCTGGACTTCCCAGTTGGTGATGCGCAAATCGCCAACGCTTGCCGGCTTGGCAACGGCGACGCCAATTCATATCTGGTCGGAAAGTGAATTGGAGCGTTGCTGTAATTTCTGGGCATTTGAATTTCATCGCTTGAAAACGGAAAAGGGCTATCGCTGGTATGTAATGTACACCTCCGGCATTGCTGAAAATTATGATCACCAGCATTTGAGTGTCATCGAAAGTCAGGGTGACGATCCACTTGGCCCTTACACTTATAAGGGCTCGCCTATGCCGGATTCCTGGAATATTGACGGCAATTATCTGGAGCACAACGGGCAGCTTTATTTATTGTGGTCTGAATGGATGAAGGACGAACAATCTATTTTTATCGCCAAAATGATAAATCCCTGGACGATTACCGGTGAGAAAGTATTAATTTCCAAGCCTGAATACGCCTGGGAAAAATCCGGTATGAAAGTGAATGAAGGTCCGGAAATTTTAAAACACAATGGCCGCACCTTTATGATTTACTCGGCGAGTTTTTGTAATACGCCGGATTATAAATTAGGCCTCATCGAATTAACGGGTGATCCATTAAAACCTGAGTCATGGAAAAAATTCGCTGAGCCGGTGTTTAGCAAGGCCAATGGTGTTTATGGCCCCGGTCACAATGGCTTTTTTAAATCGCCAGACGGTAAAGAAGATTGGTTAATTTACCATGGCAACGCGAGCGAAAAAGAAGGATGCAGTTCAACCCGTTCTTTACGTGCGCAGAAATTTACCTGGAATACGGATGGTACACCGAATTTCGGCGAGCCGGTCGAAGCCGGCAAACCGATAGCTTCCCCGGCTGGTGAAAATGGCCCCTTGGTTACCCAGGTGCAGGGCGCGCAGGTGCAGTTGGTAAACAAAGCCAATCACCAGTGTATTGCCTTTGATACGGATGGAATAATTGCCTCTGCAGATTGCAATAATGAATCGGCGAGCAACTGGGTACTGGATTACACCACCAACGGTAATTATCGGTTGGTGAATAAGGATGGAAAATTTTTAGCTCAAGGCGATGGTCATCAACGTGGAGCTAACAACAGCCATGGGCAGTGCTCGGTTGGGCAGGCCGATGAGTTAACTATTGCCCCCTGGCAAAACCAGCTCTGCCAGCAATGGCAATTGGTTCCACATGAACAGGGTTGGGTAAGTTTGGTCAACGCGCAAACCAAACAACCTATTCAATTCGCTAATTGCTCGGAGCCTGCTCCGGTAGCTGGGAAAAAATCAGTAGAGGATGTGCCGCAATTTATCGCACAAAAGCCCGCGTGCAGTTTATGGCGAGTCCAACCCCTGCAAGAAGTTGCGATCACCAGTGTGCAAAGCGGGAAGGCGATTAGTGTTGCGGGCGCTACCAAATCGGGCGCTAATATCGAACAGGATGAGTGGAAAAATATCGCTAATCAACGCTGGATCTTTGTGCACACGGAACAGGGGTTTTATTACCTTCAGTCGGTAGCGAACGATAAACTCTGTATGAGTGTGGTGAATACTTCCATCGTGCCTGGCGCTAACATTGAGCTGGCCGCTTGCGGTGATAAGCACGCGCAATGGCAGGTTGATTTTCTTGTCGATGGGACTGTGAAACTTGTTAATCGTAAAAGTAATCTGGTTGTTGACCTGGCCCATTGTGGAGTCGCTAACCACACCAATATAGCGCAGGGCCAATGGCTGAATTCCAATTGCCAACGCTTTCAGATTAAGCCTATTCAATAG
- a CDS encoding FadR/GntR family transcriptional regulator produces the protein MAILDRNFNLSQRMVQELGRTIICGEFVDDSLPTEAELCEKFGVSRSAVREAVKMLSAKGLITSKPRQGIRIQPEDQWNIFDPDLLRWVLESKPSLHVLKEFLQVRIAIEPEAAALAARYADESKLAAIEKALEGMRQAEGNSKEDLEADIAFHVSILYASNNRFYIRLRDFISTALRVSISHTNPIKGNHEGVVEDHSKVFNAIKNRNPERARQAMLALIDEALNFIEDSIANQK, from the coding sequence ATGGCAATTCTCGATCGCAACTTCAATCTTTCACAGCGTATGGTACAGGAACTGGGGCGCACGATTATCTGCGGTGAATTCGTTGATGACAGCCTGCCCACCGAAGCAGAACTGTGTGAAAAATTCGGCGTGAGCCGCAGTGCCGTCCGCGAAGCGGTAAAAATGTTATCTGCGAAAGGGTTAATCACCAGCAAGCCGCGTCAGGGCATTCGCATTCAACCTGAAGACCAATGGAATATTTTTGATCCGGATTTATTGCGCTGGGTATTGGAAAGCAAACCCTCATTGCACGTGCTGAAAGAATTTTTACAAGTGCGCATCGCGATTGAACCGGAAGCAGCGGCCCTTGCCGCACGCTATGCAGATGAGAGCAAGCTCGCAGCGATTGAAAAAGCATTAGAAGGAATGCGCCAGGCCGAAGGCAATAGCAAAGAAGACCTGGAAGCCGATATCGCCTTTCACGTCAGCATCCTTTACGCCAGCAACAATCGTTTTTACATTCGCCTGCGCGATTTTATTTCCACGGCTTTGCGCGTGAGCATCAGCCACACCAACCCCATCAAAGGCAACCATGAAGGCGTAGTTGAAGACCACTCCAAAGTGTTCAACGCCATTAAAAACCGCAACCCTGAACGCGCACGCCAGGCAATGTTGGCCTTGATTGACGAAGCATTGAATTTTATTGAAGATTCAATTGCCAATCAAAAATAA
- a CDS encoding EAL domain-containing protein, which produces MSPDSPLDAAELYARAQAEWRRSLPRSAKNQADLSPQQLLEQELQIHKLALEIQRQELHLLEQKLANQVAVERTQLEELRTSARILDASQNIAKVGGVELHVPSRQIYWTAETYHIHDTTPEEYTPSLDEGFSMYPPGSRERIATALKRAMDTGEVFDIEVEKYTFKGRKIDLRTTCMAHYENGELIRLTGIYQDISERKQAERRHQHHNRILEMLIAKMPLTNILPAIAKDMAGLLPGSFCSIMLLDNDGQHLRNGATYGLPDFFVKAIDGLPVGEGMGVCGSAVFFGHRVIIPDVHTHPWTTAFSDLAERAHIASCWSQPIYSAQGQVLGTFALYNNEARNPTDYELGLIDSETRLTSLAIEQSHAESRLQMAASVFTHAREGILITDCQGNIIEANQVFADITGYSREEALGKNPRFLQSGLHDKDFYSALWQSLLQTGNWYGEVWNRRKNGELYAAMMTISAVQDIHGITQNYVNLFTDITPLKEHQRQLEYIAHYDALTGLPNRVLLADRLKQAMARSHRSARSLAVLYLDLDGFKAVNDQHGHDTGDQLLVNISHRLKEVLREGDTLARIGGDEFVVVMVDLERPQDYEAVLNRLLSVAAEPVTLNQHLLLVSASIGATLYPQDDADADQLLRHADQAMYLAKQAGKNCYHLFDIAKDIAVKTQRESLEHIRIALDRKEFVLHYQPQVNMRTGEIVGAEALVRWQHPERGLLSPAHFLPVIEDHPLSIELGDWVINDALQQIAHWQRLGLLIPVSVNIGALQLQRSEFVTQLAAQLAAHPQVPPAYLQLEIVETSALEDIAEVADIMRRCRDLGVSFAVDDFGTGYSSLTYLKRLPAELLKIDQTFVRDMLDDADDLAIVKGVIGLANAFHRQVIAEGVETVAHGELLIPLGCELAQGYGIARPMPAADLPAWAANWKPALAWTMLHRLI; this is translated from the coding sequence ATGTCCCCGGATTCCCCCCTCGATGCAGCAGAGCTCTATGCGCGTGCGCAGGCTGAATGGCGGCGGAGCTTGCCGCGCTCAGCCAAAAATCAGGCTGATTTATCGCCTCAGCAGCTACTGGAGCAAGAGCTGCAAATTCACAAATTGGCACTGGAGATACAACGCCAGGAATTGCACCTACTCGAACAGAAACTGGCTAACCAGGTAGCCGTAGAGCGCACGCAATTGGAAGAGTTGCGCACCAGCGCACGCATTTTGGATGCATCCCAGAATATTGCCAAAGTAGGTGGCGTAGAATTACATGTGCCCTCGCGGCAGATTTACTGGACCGCTGAAACCTACCACATTCACGATACCACTCCCGAGGAATACACGCCTAGCCTGGATGAAGGTTTCTCCATGTATCCGCCCGGCTCGCGCGAACGCATAGCAACCGCGTTAAAAAGAGCTATGGACACTGGCGAGGTGTTTGATATTGAGGTGGAGAAATACACCTTTAAGGGGCGTAAGATAGATCTACGCACCACCTGCATGGCGCACTATGAAAATGGTGAATTAATACGCCTGACCGGCATTTACCAGGATATTAGCGAGCGCAAACAAGCCGAGCGTCGCCACCAACACCACAATCGCATTTTGGAAATGCTGATCGCCAAAATGCCACTGACCAACATCCTTCCCGCTATCGCCAAAGACATGGCCGGCCTGCTACCCGGTAGCTTTTGCAGCATTATGCTGCTGGACAACGACGGCCAACATTTGCGTAACGGTGCCACCTACGGCTTGCCCGATTTTTTTGTCAAAGCCATTGATGGCTTACCCGTGGGGGAAGGCATGGGCGTGTGCGGCAGTGCAGTATTTTTTGGTCATCGGGTGATTATTCCCGACGTCCACACTCACCCCTGGACCACAGCCTTTAGCGATTTAGCAGAGCGAGCGCATATTGCCTCTTGCTGGTCGCAACCCATTTACTCTGCCCAGGGTCAGGTGCTCGGCACCTTTGCGCTTTATAACAACGAAGCGCGCAATCCCACCGATTACGAATTAGGTTTAATTGACAGCGAAACGCGGCTCACGTCACTTGCCATTGAACAGTCGCATGCTGAATCGCGCCTGCAAATGGCCGCCAGCGTTTTCACCCACGCGCGCGAAGGTATTTTGATTACCGATTGCCAAGGAAACATTATTGAGGCGAATCAAGTTTTCGCTGATATCACCGGCTACAGCCGGGAAGAAGCGCTCGGTAAGAACCCGCGCTTCTTGCAATCCGGTTTGCACGATAAAGATTTTTACAGCGCACTTTGGCAAAGCTTGTTGCAAACAGGGAACTGGTACGGAGAGGTCTGGAATCGTCGCAAGAATGGTGAGCTTTATGCGGCCATGATGACCATCAGCGCGGTGCAGGATATTCACGGGATCACGCAAAATTATGTAAATTTATTCACCGACATAACACCGCTTAAAGAACACCAGCGCCAACTGGAATATATTGCCCATTACGATGCACTCACGGGCTTACCCAATCGCGTTTTACTCGCGGACCGGTTGAAACAGGCCATGGCACGCAGCCATCGGAGTGCTCGCTCACTCGCTGTGCTTTATCTGGATCTGGATGGATTTAAAGCCGTGAACGATCAACACGGCCACGATACCGGCGATCAACTGTTGGTAAATATTTCCCATCGTTTAAAAGAAGTATTGCGCGAAGGCGATACGCTCGCGCGCATCGGTGGTGATGAATTTGTCGTTGTTATGGTAGATCTCGAACGCCCCCAGGATTATGAGGCGGTTTTAAATCGCCTGTTAAGTGTTGCCGCTGAACCCGTAACCTTGAATCAGCATCTGTTGCTGGTATCCGCCAGTATTGGCGCCACGCTTTATCCACAAGATGACGCTGACGCAGACCAATTGTTGCGTCACGCGGATCAAGCTATGTATTTGGCCAAGCAAGCGGGAAAAAATTGTTATCATTTATTTGATATTGCCAAAGATATTGCCGTGAAAACCCAGCGCGAATCCCTCGAACACATTCGCATTGCGTTGGATCGCAAGGAATTTGTGCTTCACTATCAACCCCAGGTCAATATGCGCACTGGTGAAATTGTTGGTGCCGAAGCACTGGTACGCTGGCAACACCCAGAGCGCGGCTTATTATCGCCGGCGCATTTTTTGCCAGTTATTGAGGATCATCCGCTCAGCATCGAGCTGGGTGATTGGGTCATTAACGACGCACTGCAACAAATCGCGCACTGGCAACGCCTTGGTTTATTGATTCCAGTGAGCGTCAATATAGGTGCACTGCAATTACAACGCAGTGAGTTTGTCACGCAGCTCGCGGCGCAATTAGCGGCGCACCCACAAGTGCCGCCCGCCTATCTGCAATTGGAAATTGTAGAGACAAGCGCATTGGAAGATATTGCTGAAGTTGCCGATATCATGCGTCGTTGCCGTGACTTGGGTGTCAGTTTTGCAGTGGACGATTTCGGGACTGGCTATTCATCGCTCACGTATTTAAAACGGCTGCCCGCCGAATTATTAAAAATTGACCAGACATTTGTGCGCGACATGTTGGATGATGCGGACGATCTCGCCATTGTAAAAGGCGTTATCGGCCTCGCTAACGCCTTTCATCGCCAGGTGATTGCGGAAGGTGTTGAAACCGTTGCCCACGGCGAATTACTGATTCCACTCGGCTGCGAATTGGCCCAGGGTTACGGCATTGCGCGCCCCATGCCTGCCGCTGACCTGCCTGCCTGGGCCGCCAATTGGAAGCCTGCCCTAGCTTGGACAATGTTACATCGTCTGATTTAA
- a CDS encoding glycoside hydrolase family 2 protein gives MKVFLLGALWGCALFTQFICATEAPLQNTSLQALSIQTYSRDSVSLNGEWKIIVDPYENGYYNYRYEPFDQQATPSQNAYFTDSKQKSPGDLLEYDFDKSASLQVPGDRNTQTDKLYYYEGTVWYRKTFDAPPAKKGERTFLYFGAVNYRADVYLNGKKLGVHVGGFTPFHYEITGKLKDKNNSLVVKVDNKRHADAVPTLNTDWWNYGGITREVKLITVPQTFIRDYKIELTSLADKTVSGRVLLDGAKGGEKISLKLPELNIQQTLTTNSSGAAHFSFKATNAHLWSPENPKLYSLQINAGKDKFTDTVGLRSISTQGKQLLLNGKPVFLRGVSVHEEYSATGGGRVKNAAEAKQLLDWAKGFNANFVRLAHYPHNEDMVRLADQMGLLVWSEIPVYWTINWSNEATYQNAEAQLTAMIERDKNRAAVIIWSLANETPVSDARNKFLTRLATKARSLDNSRLLSAAMEKHYRTDNANVAVVQDPLAEHLDLVSFNQYIGWYDGAPEKIDRITWEINYNKPVFISEFGGDARAGNHGDIDTIFTEEFQENLYIKTLKMLDGIDGFVGTSPWILTDFRSPRRHLPGIQDEFNRKGVYSNTGEKKKAFFVLKNYYDNKAEQNATNN, from the coding sequence ATGAAAGTATTTTTACTCGGCGCCCTATGGGGCTGTGCCTTGTTCACGCAATTTATATGCGCAACAGAAGCACCACTGCAAAACACGTCACTACAAGCCCTCTCAATACAAACTTATAGCCGCGATTCCGTTTCATTAAACGGCGAATGGAAAATAATTGTCGACCCCTACGAAAACGGGTATTACAACTATCGCTACGAGCCGTTTGATCAACAGGCAACACCTTCGCAAAACGCTTACTTTACTGATTCAAAACAAAAATCCCCCGGCGATTTACTGGAATATGATTTTGATAAATCGGCCAGTCTGCAAGTGCCCGGCGACAGGAATACCCAAACCGATAAACTTTATTACTACGAAGGTACCGTCTGGTATCGCAAAACATTTGATGCACCACCTGCAAAAAAAGGCGAGCGTACCTTTTTATACTTCGGGGCAGTAAATTATCGCGCGGACGTTTATTTGAATGGTAAAAAGCTCGGCGTCCATGTCGGCGGCTTCACGCCCTTTCACTATGAAATTACCGGCAAGCTAAAAGATAAAAATAATTCGCTCGTGGTAAAGGTGGACAATAAACGTCACGCCGATGCAGTCCCTACGTTAAACACTGACTGGTGGAACTACGGCGGCATTACGCGTGAAGTAAAACTTATCACAGTGCCGCAAACCTTTATTCGCGATTATAAAATTGAATTAACCTCGCTCGCGGATAAAACTGTCTCCGGCAGAGTGTTGCTGGATGGAGCCAAGGGCGGGGAAAAAATTTCGCTAAAACTACCGGAATTGAATATTCAACAGACGCTGACGACCAACAGCAGTGGCGCCGCGCATTTTTCCTTCAAAGCGACTAACGCGCATCTCTGGTCGCCGGAAAACCCAAAACTTTATTCACTGCAAATCAATGCAGGCAAAGATAAATTTACCGATACCGTGGGGTTGCGCAGCATCAGCACTCAAGGCAAACAATTATTACTTAACGGCAAGCCGGTATTTTTGCGCGGCGTATCTGTGCATGAGGAGTATTCAGCGACAGGCGGAGGTCGAGTAAAAAATGCGGCCGAAGCAAAACAGTTGCTCGATTGGGCAAAAGGCTTCAATGCCAATTTTGTGCGCCTGGCCCATTACCCTCACAACGAAGATATGGTGCGCCTTGCCGATCAAATGGGATTATTGGTGTGGTCGGAAATTCCCGTTTACTGGACGATTAATTGGAGTAACGAAGCCACCTACCAAAATGCCGAAGCACAGTTAACGGCAATGATCGAGCGCGATAAAAACCGTGCGGCAGTTATTATTTGGTCGCTCGCCAACGAAACACCAGTATCCGATGCTCGCAATAAATTTCTCACGCGTCTCGCCACCAAAGCGCGCAGCCTGGATAACTCGCGCTTATTAAGTGCCGCCATGGAAAAACATTATCGCACAGATAACGCGAATGTCGCGGTGGTACAAGATCCACTGGCAGAACACCTGGATCTGGTAAGTTTCAACCAATACATTGGCTGGTACGATGGCGCACCGGAAAAAATTGATCGTATTACCTGGGAAATCAACTACAACAAACCGGTATTTATCAGCGAATTTGGCGGCGATGCACGCGCCGGGAATCATGGTGATATCGATACAATTTTTACCGAAGAATTCCAGGAAAATTTATATATTAAAACCTTGAAAATGCTCGATGGTATTGACGGCTTTGTCGGCACTTCGCCCTGGATTCTCACCGATTTCCGCTCACCGCGTCGCCACTTACCGGGAATTCAGGATGAGTTCAATCGCAAGGGCGTTTATTCAAATACCGGCGAGAAAAAGAAAGCATTTTTTGTGTTGAAAAATTATTACGACAATAAAGCGGAACAAAACGCAACGAACAACTAA
- a CDS encoding AbrB family transcriptional regulator produces MRTITIETDGKDQIICLPKDMEYKDIHELEIFKDGDTLILRPARPSWTSLADQPKADPNWLIER; encoded by the coding sequence ATGCGAACTATAACTATCGAAACAGATGGCAAGGATCAAATAATTTGCTTACCAAAGGATATGGAATATAAAGATATTCACGAATTGGAAATCTTCAAAGATGGCGATACATTAATACTACGTCCAGCGCGACCAAGCTGGACTTCATTAGCTGACCAGCCAAAAGCTGATCCAAACTGGTTAATAGAACGTTAG